A genomic stretch from Pirellulales bacterium includes:
- the rdgB gene encoding RdgB/HAM1 family non-canonical purine NTP pyrophosphatase, with translation MPPLVLGTRNRKKCGELAMLLAPWGFTLRTLAELPESIEIEETGHTFAANAALKACQQARHLKQWVLGEDSGLVVDALGGEPGVYSARFSGPAATDESNNRLLLDRLADMPLDRRAAYYVCHATLADPSGAIRAEASAECHGRILFAPTGRGGFGYDPLFEIVEYHRTFGELGPESKACLSHRSRALRELIPRMTRLVDSGEWR, from the coding sequence TTGCCTCCCCTCGTCCTCGGAACGCGCAATCGTAAGAAGTGCGGCGAGTTGGCGATGCTGCTCGCGCCATGGGGCTTCACGCTGCGCACGCTCGCTGAGCTGCCGGAATCGATCGAGATCGAAGAAACCGGCCACACGTTTGCCGCCAATGCCGCGCTCAAGGCCTGTCAACAGGCCCGGCATTTGAAGCAATGGGTGCTCGGCGAAGACAGCGGTTTGGTCGTCGATGCATTGGGAGGCGAGCCGGGCGTTTATTCGGCCCGCTTTTCCGGCCCCGCCGCCACGGATGAATCGAACAACCGGTTGCTTCTCGATCGCCTCGCCGACATGCCGCTCGACCGCCGCGCAGCCTACTACGTCTGCCACGCCACGCTTGCAGATCCAAGCGGCGCCATTCGGGCCGAGGCGTCGGCCGAGTGTCACGGCCGGATTCTCTTCGCCCCCACCGGCAGGGGCGGCTTCGGCTACGATCCGCTGTTCGAGATCGTCGAATATCACCGCACGTTCGGCGAACTCGGCCCGGAATCGAAAGCCTGCTTGAGCCACCGCTCCCGCGCCCTCCGCGAACTGATCCCGCGAATGACGCGGCTAGTCGATTCCGGCGAATGGCGATAG